One part of the Streptomyces ferrugineus genome encodes these proteins:
- a CDS encoding MFS transporter codes for MTETLKAPPLRTPPAGPTPAHRVWTVALAGLGALLCSLDVVVVATALPALRADFGASLSELEWTINAYNLVFACLTLTGAALGDRFGRRRMYVVGLAVFTLASAAAALAQGPGQLIGARVLQGAGAAVLLPLTLTLISEAFPAEKRGVAIGMWGGVTGLGVAAGPVLGGAVTEGLSWQWIFWLNVPLGLAMLPLAATRLRESYGTRPQLDLVGLALAAVGLTGLAWAPVRAPEAGWGSAEVLTALAVGVVFVAAFLGWERSGARYPMLPLSHFRRRGFSTANASGFLLFASLLGALFMITQLFQIGLGHSPLEAGVRILVWNATPLLIAPIAGALADRFGNRPFMLGGLALQATGLALLAWQLEPGVGYGRLVAPLIVAGVGISMVFPSVANAVTSSVPLGDAGVAAGVNNALRELGGVFGVAVAAAVFTTYGGYGSPESFIDGAGAALWVSAGAAAVGAGVAAFAPRRP; via the coding sequence GCCGGGCTCGGCGCGCTGCTGTGCTCCCTCGACGTCGTGGTCGTCGCGACCGCGCTGCCCGCCCTGCGGGCCGACTTCGGGGCGAGCCTGTCCGAGCTGGAGTGGACGATCAACGCCTACAACCTGGTCTTCGCCTGCCTCACCCTGACCGGCGCCGCCCTCGGCGACCGGTTCGGCCGACGCCGGATGTACGTCGTGGGCCTCGCCGTCTTCACCCTCGCCTCGGCCGCGGCGGCCCTCGCCCAGGGCCCCGGCCAGCTCATCGGCGCGCGCGTGCTGCAGGGCGCCGGGGCCGCCGTACTGCTGCCGCTCACGCTGACGCTCATCAGCGAGGCGTTCCCGGCGGAGAAGCGGGGCGTCGCCATCGGGATGTGGGGTGGCGTGACCGGGCTCGGCGTGGCCGCCGGGCCGGTGCTGGGCGGGGCCGTCACCGAAGGGCTGTCCTGGCAGTGGATCTTCTGGCTGAACGTGCCCCTCGGGCTCGCCATGCTGCCCCTGGCCGCCACCAGGCTGCGCGAGAGCTACGGCACCCGCCCCCAACTCGACCTGGTCGGGCTGGCGTTGGCGGCCGTGGGCCTGACGGGCCTGGCCTGGGCGCCGGTGCGCGCGCCCGAGGCCGGGTGGGGGAGCGCCGAGGTGCTGACCGCGCTGGCCGTCGGAGTCGTGTTCGTCGCGGCCTTCCTGGGCTGGGAGCGAAGCGGCGCCCGCTATCCGATGCTGCCGCTGTCCCACTTCCGGCGGCGCGGCTTCTCCACCGCCAACGCCTCCGGCTTCCTCCTGTTCGCCTCGCTGCTGGGCGCCCTGTTCATGATCACGCAGCTCTTCCAGATCGGCCTGGGCCACTCCCCGCTGGAGGCGGGCGTGCGGATCCTGGTCTGGAACGCCACGCCCCTGCTGATCGCGCCGATCGCCGGGGCGCTCGCCGACCGGTTCGGGAACCGGCCGTTCATGCTGGGCGGCCTGGCGCTCCAGGCGACCGGTCTCGCCCTGCTGGCCTGGCAGCTGGAACCCGGCGTCGGATACGGCCGCCTCGTCGCCCCGCTGATCGTCGCGGGCGTCGGCATCTCCATGGTGTTCCCGAGCGTGGCCAACGCCGTGACCTCGTCCGTCCCGCTGGGCGACGCGGGTGTCGCGGCCGGCGTCAACAACGCGCTGCGCGAGCTGGGCGGCGTCTTCGGGGTCGCCGTCGCCGCGGCCGTGTTCACCACGTACGGCGGCTACGGCTCGCCGGAGAGCTTCATCGACGGCGCCGGCGCCGCGCTGTGGGTGAGCGCGGGCGCGGCGGCCGTGGGGGCAGGGGTGGCGGCGTTCGCGCCGCGCCGGCCCTAG
- a CDS encoding NUDIX hydrolase — translation MDDEKTGYEKTGYDKYAHEPFAVTADLAVLTILDGVLHVLLVERGQEPFKGRWALPGGFVQPDESAETAARRELAEETGLSDVSGLHLEQLRTYSEPERDPRMRVVTVAFTALLPHPPEPHGGSDAAQARWVPYDEAGPLAFDHDRILADAHGRVGAKLEYSSLATAFCPDRFTLGELQHVYEVVWGTALDRPNFRRKVLATPGFVEPVPGAARLTGGRGKPAALYRAGTATTLHPPLLRPTPEGRPA, via the coding sequence ATGGACGACGAAAAGACCGGCTACGAAAAGACCGGCTACGACAAGTACGCGCATGAACCCTTCGCCGTCACCGCCGACCTCGCCGTCCTCACGATCCTCGACGGCGTCCTGCACGTCCTGCTCGTCGAGCGCGGACAGGAGCCGTTCAAGGGGCGCTGGGCGCTGCCCGGCGGCTTCGTGCAGCCCGACGAGTCGGCGGAGACGGCCGCCCGGCGCGAACTCGCCGAGGAGACCGGCCTGTCGGATGTGTCGGGGCTGCATCTGGAGCAGCTGCGCACCTACAGCGAGCCCGAGCGCGACCCCCGGATGCGGGTCGTGACCGTCGCCTTCACCGCACTGCTGCCCCATCCGCCCGAACCGCACGGCGGCAGCGACGCGGCGCAGGCGCGCTGGGTGCCGTACGACGAGGCGGGGCCGCTCGCCTTCGACCACGACCGGATCCTGGCCGACGCCCATGGACGGGTCGGCGCCAAGCTGGAGTACTCCAGTCTCGCCACCGCCTTCTGCCCGGACCGGTTCACGCTCGGCGAGCTGCAGCACGTCTACGAGGTGGTGTGGGGCACCGCCCTCGACCGGCCCAACTTCCGCCGCAAGGTGCTCGCCACGCCGGGCTTCGTCGAACCCGTGCCCGGCGCCGCCCGGCTCACCGGCGGCCGCGGCAAACCGGCCGCGCTGTACCGCGCCGGCACCGCCACCACCCTCCACCCGCCCCTGCTGCGGCCCACCCCGGAAGGACGCCCCGCATGA
- a CDS encoding ADP-ribosylglycohydrolase family protein, with protein sequence MTTTTVRKRAATGSLLGLALGDALGFPTEFNDVPSILAKCGPWREMELPTPAIVTDDTQMTLALGKGLRTAMDLGVLGPGAMVEPVRAEFIAWNRSPENNRAPGNTCLRACDLLERTDLPWQDASQIGSKGCGANMRVAPIGLVPGLSDEQRAGAAQLQSALTHGHPTALAASDLTAHAVRLLAQGAEPTGLVGLLRSYAYENRSHYHERWLGDLWTRGQDPTPEHFIARGWDECLAILDRLQQAVRTASPETDPCRATGEGWIAEEAMATGLLCFLWFVDEPLTALRRAACTSGDSDSIACLAGAFAGAYLGADAWPTEWADRIEYRGDLLTLGALWDA encoded by the coding sequence ATGACCACGACCACCGTCCGCAAGCGCGCCGCCACCGGCTCCCTGCTCGGCCTCGCCCTCGGGGACGCCCTCGGTTTCCCGACCGAGTTCAACGACGTGCCGTCGATCCTCGCCAAGTGCGGGCCATGGCGCGAGATGGAACTGCCGACGCCGGCGATCGTCACCGACGACACGCAGATGACGCTGGCGCTGGGCAAGGGGCTGCGGACGGCGATGGACCTGGGGGTGCTCGGGCCCGGCGCGATGGTGGAGCCGGTGCGGGCGGAGTTCATCGCCTGGAACCGCTCACCCGAGAACAACCGGGCCCCGGGCAACACCTGCCTCAGGGCCTGCGATCTGTTGGAGCGCACCGACCTGCCCTGGCAGGACGCAAGCCAGATCGGCTCCAAGGGCTGCGGCGCCAACATGCGCGTCGCGCCCATCGGCCTGGTCCCCGGCCTGAGCGACGAACAGCGCGCGGGCGCCGCCCAGTTGCAGTCCGCCCTCACCCACGGGCACCCGACGGCGCTCGCCGCCTCCGACCTGACCGCGCACGCCGTACGCCTCCTCGCACAGGGCGCCGAGCCGACCGGACTGGTCGGGCTGCTGCGGTCGTACGCCTACGAGAACCGCAGCCACTACCACGAGCGCTGGCTCGGCGACCTGTGGACGCGCGGCCAGGACCCGACGCCCGAGCACTTCATCGCGCGCGGCTGGGACGAGTGCCTGGCGATCCTGGACCGGCTCCAGCAGGCCGTGCGCACCGCCTCGCCCGAGACCGACCCGTGCCGGGCGACGGGCGAGGGCTGGATCGCGGAGGAGGCCATGGCCACGGGTCTGCTGTGCTTCCTGTGGTTCGTCGACGAGCCGCTGACGGCCCTGCGCCGGGCCGCCTGCACCTCCGGCGACTCGGACTCGATCGCATGCCTGGCCGGCGCGTTCGCGGGCGCCTACCTGGGGGCCGACGCCTGGCCCACCGAGTGGGCGGACCGGATCGAGTACCGGGGGGACCTGCTGACCCTCGGCGCGCTCTGGGACGCTTGA
- a CDS encoding nucleotidyltransferase domain-containing protein, whose product MHRETLVRDHTIYACVMGSRAFGLATDDSDTDRRGVFLAPTPLFWRFEKPPTHIDGPLAEQFSWELERFCELALRANPNILECLHSPLVEYVDDTGRELLDLRGAFLSRRAHETFTRYALGQRRKLEADLRAHGAPRWKHAMHLLRLLASARDLLRTGRLTLDVGEEREPLLAVKRGEVPWPEVQSRMTRLAGEAEEAGHASPLPAEPDRRRVEDFLVRVRRASALQPGPYDEGVQGVVGTGGVGQG is encoded by the coding sequence ATGCACCGCGAGACCCTGGTACGCGACCACACGATCTACGCCTGTGTGATGGGCTCGCGCGCCTTCGGTCTGGCGACGGACGACAGCGACACCGACCGCCGGGGCGTGTTCCTCGCCCCCACGCCCCTCTTCTGGCGCTTCGAGAAGCCGCCGACGCACATCGACGGCCCGCTGGCCGAGCAGTTCAGCTGGGAGCTGGAGCGCTTCTGCGAGCTGGCCCTGCGCGCCAATCCGAACATCCTGGAGTGCCTGCACTCCCCGCTCGTGGAGTACGTCGACGACACGGGCCGCGAGCTGCTCGACCTGCGCGGGGCGTTCCTGTCCCGCCGGGCCCACGAGACGTTCACGCGCTATGCGCTGGGCCAGCGCAGGAAGCTGGAGGCCGATCTCCGCGCCCATGGCGCCCCGCGCTGGAAGCACGCGATGCACCTCCTGCGCCTCCTGGCGAGCGCCCGCGACCTGCTGCGCACCGGCCGCCTGACGCTCGACGTGGGCGAGGAGCGCGAGCCCCTGCTGGCGGTCAAGCGCGGCGAGGTGCCCTGGCCGGAGGTGCAGTCCCGGATGACCCGCCTCGCGGGCGAGGCCGAGGAGGCCGGCCACGCCAGCCCGCTCCCGGCCGAGCCGGACCGGCGCCGCGTGGAGGACTTCCTCGTCCGGGTGCGCCGCGCCTCAGCCCTCCAGCCGGGTCCGTACGACGAAGGCGTGCAGGGCGTCGTAGGCACTGGGGGCGTCGGGCAGGGCTGA
- a CDS encoding Rieske (2Fe-2S) protein, protein MTYRPTRRTLLIATGATGAAALVAGCGDSGDGGDTASSASPGQELTTTADVPVGGGTILKAEKVVVTQPKSGEFKAFSAICTHQQCTVATVADGTINCACHGSKFDIADGSVANPPATRPLPEKKITVDGNSIRLA, encoded by the coding sequence ATGACCTACCGTCCGACCCGGCGCACCCTTCTCATCGCGACCGGCGCAACGGGTGCGGCCGCGCTCGTCGCGGGCTGCGGCGACTCCGGCGACGGGGGCGACACGGCCTCGAGCGCCTCCCCCGGCCAGGAACTGACCACCACGGCCGACGTCCCGGTGGGCGGCGGCACGATCCTCAAGGCCGAGAAGGTGGTCGTGACCCAGCCGAAGTCCGGCGAGTTCAAGGCGTTCTCGGCCATCTGCACACATCAGCAGTGCACGGTCGCCACTGTCGCGGACGGCACGATCAACTGCGCCTGCCACGGCAGCAAGTTCGACATCGCGGACGGTTCGGTCGCCAACCCGCCGGCGACGAGGCCGCTGCCGGAGAAGAAGATCACCGTGGACGGAAATTCGATCCGCCTGGCGTGA
- the aroH gene encoding chorismate mutase, whose translation MAVRAVRGAVQLERDESGHMDEQVGALLTAILERNGLAADDLISIWFTATPDLHSDFPAAAARKLGIVDVPLICAQELDIEGAMPRVVRVLAHIESDRPRADIAHVYLGAAAALRKDIAQ comes from the coding sequence GTGGCGGTACGAGCGGTCCGGGGGGCCGTCCAACTGGAGCGGGACGAGTCCGGCCACATGGACGAGCAGGTCGGGGCCCTCCTCACCGCGATCCTGGAGCGGAACGGCCTGGCCGCGGACGACCTGATCAGCATCTGGTTCACGGCCACCCCCGATCTGCACAGCGACTTCCCGGCGGCCGCCGCCCGCAAGCTCGGCATCGTCGACGTCCCGCTGATCTGCGCCCAGGAACTGGACATCGAGGGCGCCATGCCCCGGGTCGTCCGTGTCCTCGCGCACATCGAGTCCGACCGGCCCCGCGCCGACATCGCGCATGTCTACCTCGGTGCCGCCGCCGCTCTGCGCAAGGACATCGCCCAGTGA
- a CDS encoding prephenate dehydrogenase, whose protein sequence is MRTALVIGTGLIGTSAALALAARGVVVHLADHDPEQARTAAALGAGTDEAPDGPVDLAIIAAPPAHVAGVLADAMRRDVARGYLDVASVKGGPRRELEALGLDLSSYIGTHPMSGREKSGPLAASADLFEGRPWVLTPTRDTDTEVLNLALELVSHCRAVPVVMEADAHDRAVALVSHMPHLVSSMVAARLESAEEAAVRLCGQGIRDVTRIAASDPRMWIDILSANPGPVADLLTDVAGDLEETVRALRALQSSDEAKRVEGTAGIEDVLRRGNAGQVRVPGKHGAAPRVYEVVAVLIDDQPGQLARIFADAGRAGVNIEDVRIEHATGQQAGLVQLMVEPKTAPVLSAALRERGWSIRQ, encoded by the coding sequence GTGAGAACCGCACTCGTCATCGGCACCGGCCTCATCGGCACGTCCGCCGCACTGGCGCTCGCCGCGCGCGGTGTCGTCGTCCACCTCGCCGACCACGACCCGGAGCAGGCCCGTACGGCGGCCGCGCTCGGCGCCGGGACGGACGAGGCCCCCGACGGGCCCGTCGACCTCGCGATCATCGCCGCCCCGCCCGCGCACGTGGCCGGGGTGCTCGCCGACGCCATGCGCCGGGACGTGGCCCGCGGCTACCTCGACGTGGCCAGCGTCAAGGGCGGGCCGCGGCGGGAGCTGGAGGCGCTCGGTCTCGATCTGTCGTCGTACATCGGCACGCACCCCATGTCCGGCCGGGAGAAGTCCGGCCCGCTGGCCGCCAGCGCCGACCTCTTCGAGGGCCGGCCCTGGGTGCTCACCCCCACCCGTGACACCGACACCGAGGTGCTGAACCTCGCCCTGGAACTGGTCTCGCACTGCCGTGCCGTGCCCGTGGTGATGGAGGCCGACGCCCACGACCGCGCGGTCGCCCTCGTCTCCCACATGCCCCATCTGGTGTCCAGCATGGTCGCCGCGCGGCTGGAGAGCGCCGAGGAGGCGGCCGTACGGCTGTGCGGCCAGGGCATTCGGGACGTGACCCGGATCGCCGCCTCCGACCCCCGGATGTGGATCGACATCCTCTCCGCGAACCCCGGGCCCGTCGCCGACCTGCTCACCGACGTCGCCGGCGATCTGGAGGAGACGGTGCGGGCGCTGCGGGCGCTGCAGTCGTCCGACGAGGCCAAGCGGGTCGAGGGCACGGCCGGGATCGAGGACGTGCTGCGGCGCGGCAACGCCGGACAGGTGCGGGTGCCCGGCAAGCACGGGGCCGCTCCACGGGTCTACGAGGTCGTCGCCGTGCTCATCGACGACCAGCCGGGACAGCTCGCGCGGATCTTCGCGGACGCCGGGCGGGCCGGGGTCAACATCGAGGACGTGCGCATCGAGCATGCGACGGGCCAGCAGGCCGGTCTGGTGCAGCTGATGGTGGAGCCGAAGACGGCGCCGGTGCTCAGCGCCGCGCTGCGGGAGCGGGGCTGGTCGATCCGGCAGTAG
- the cmk gene encoding (d)CMP kinase, translated as MENGAAKPVIVAIDGPSGTGKSSTSKAVAAQLGLSYLDTGAQYRAITWWMVSNGIDIEDPSAIAAVAGKPEIVSGTDPANPTITVDGTDVAGPIRTQEVTSQVSAVSAVPEVRARITELQRSLATSAEYGIVVEGRDIGTTVLPDADLKIFLTASPEARAARRSGELKGADVHSTREALIKRDAADSSRKTSPLAKADDAVEVDTTELTLPQVIECVVTLVEEKRAAK; from the coding sequence GTGGAAAACGGTGCCGCCAAGCCCGTGATTGTCGCCATCGACGGCCCCTCCGGCACGGGCAAGTCGAGCACGTCGAAGGCCGTCGCCGCGCAGCTCGGGCTGAGCTATCTCGACACCGGCGCCCAGTACCGGGCGATCACCTGGTGGATGGTGAGCAACGGCATCGACATCGAGGACCCCTCCGCGATCGCCGCCGTGGCCGGCAAGCCCGAGATCGTCTCCGGCACCGACCCGGCCAACCCGACGATCACCGTCGACGGCACCGATGTCGCCGGCCCGATCCGCACCCAGGAGGTCACCTCCCAGGTCAGCGCGGTGAGCGCGGTGCCGGAGGTGCGTGCGCGGATCACCGAGCTGCAGCGCTCGCTGGCCACCTCCGCCGAGTACGGCATCGTCGTCGAGGGCCGTGACATCGGTACGACCGTGCTGCCCGACGCCGACCTGAAGATCTTCCTCACCGCGTCGCCGGAGGCGCGGGCCGCCCGCCGCAGCGGTGAGCTCAAGGGCGCCGACGTCCACAGCACCCGTGAGGCCCTGATCAAGCGCGACGCGGCCGACTCCAGCCGCAAGACCTCGCCGCTCGCCAAGGCGGACGACGCGGTCGAGGTGGACACCACCGAGCTCACGCTGCCGCAGGTCATCGAGTGCGTCGTCACGCTCGTCGAGGAGAAGCGAGCCGCGAAGTGA
- a CDS encoding lysophospholipid acyltransferase family protein: MYGLWRPRVLGSWKVPATGPVILAVNHSHNIDGPMVMGVAPRPVHFLIKREAFVGPLDPFLTGIGQLKVDRHSADRTAITQALDVLSNGGVLGIFPEGTRGEGDFASLRAGLAYFAVRSGAPIVPVAVLGSSEKRGRLLKGLPPLRHRVDVVFGDPFDAGDGSGRRTRTALDEATERIQKQLTEHLENARRLTGR, encoded by the coding sequence ATGTACGGGCTGTGGCGGCCCCGTGTCCTGGGCTCCTGGAAGGTGCCCGCGACCGGGCCGGTGATCCTCGCGGTCAACCACAGCCACAACATCGACGGTCCGATGGTGATGGGCGTGGCACCCCGGCCGGTGCACTTCCTGATCAAGAGGGAAGCGTTCGTCGGCCCGCTCGACCCCTTCCTGACCGGCATCGGCCAGCTGAAGGTGGACCGTCACTCCGCCGACCGCACGGCCATCACACAGGCGCTGGACGTGCTGTCGAACGGCGGCGTCCTGGGGATATTTCCCGAGGGCACCCGCGGCGAGGGCGACTTCGCCTCGCTGCGGGCCGGCCTCGCCTACTTCGCGGTGCGCAGCGGCGCCCCGATCGTCCCGGTCGCGGTGCTGGGAAGTTCCGAGAAGCGGGGACGGTTGCTCAAGGGGCTGCCTCCGCTGCGGCACCGCGTCGACGTCGTCTTCGGCGACCCGTTCGACGCGGGCGACGGCAGCGGGCGGCGCACGCGCACGGCGCTGGACGAGGCGACCGAGCGCATCCAGAAGCAGCTCACCGAGCACCTGGAAAACGCCAGGCGGCTGACCGGCCGCTAG
- the der gene encoding ribosome biogenesis GTPase Der — protein MNDHIHSEGSGGEHDHGELGDAEYAEFMELAAEEGFDLEDVEGAIEAAGHGPLPVLAVVGRPNVGKSTLVNRIIGRREAVVEDKPGVTRDRVTYEAEWAGRRFKVVDTGGWEQDVFGIDASVAAQAEFAIEAADAVVFVVDAKVGATDTDEAVVRLLRKAGKPVVLCANKVDGPSGEADAAYLWSLGLGEPHPVSALHGRGTGDMLDAVLEALPDAPRESFGGGGIGGPRRIALIGRPNVGKSSLLNKVAGEERVVVNELAGTTRDPVDELIELGGVTWKFVDTAGIRKRVHLQQGADYYASLRTAAAVEKAEVAVILIDASESISVQDQRIVTMAVEAGRAMVIAYNKWDTLDEERRYYLEREIETEFGQVAWAPRVNVSASTGRHMEKLVPAIETALAGWETRVPTGRLNAFLGELVAAHPHPIRGGKQPRILFGTQAGTKPPRFVLFASGFIEAGYRRFIERRLREEFGFEGTPIHISVRVREKRGRKK, from the coding sequence ATGAACGACCACATCCACTCCGAGGGCTCGGGCGGAGAGCACGACCACGGAGAGCTTGGCGACGCCGAGTACGCGGAGTTCATGGAGCTCGCCGCGGAAGAGGGCTTCGACCTCGAGGACGTCGAGGGTGCCATCGAGGCGGCCGGTCACGGTCCGCTGCCGGTGCTCGCCGTCGTCGGGCGGCCGAATGTCGGCAAGTCGACTCTCGTGAACCGGATCATCGGGCGCCGCGAGGCCGTCGTCGAGGACAAGCCCGGTGTCACCCGCGACCGCGTGACCTACGAGGCCGAGTGGGCGGGCCGCCGCTTCAAGGTCGTCGACACCGGCGGCTGGGAGCAGGACGTCTTCGGGATCGACGCCTCCGTGGCCGCGCAGGCCGAGTTCGCGATCGAGGCCGCCGACGCCGTCGTGTTCGTCGTCGACGCCAAGGTGGGCGCCACCGACACCGACGAGGCGGTCGTACGACTGCTGCGCAAGGCCGGCAAGCCCGTGGTGCTGTGCGCCAACAAGGTCGACGGCCCCAGCGGCGAGGCGGACGCCGCGTACCTGTGGTCCCTCGGCCTCGGTGAGCCGCACCCCGTCTCGGCCCTGCACGGCCGCGGCACCGGTGACATGCTGGACGCCGTCCTGGAGGCACTGCCGGACGCGCCGCGCGAGTCGTTCGGCGGGGGCGGCATCGGCGGCCCGCGCCGTATCGCCCTGATCGGCCGCCCGAACGTCGGCAAGTCCTCGCTGCTGAACAAGGTGGCGGGCGAGGAGCGTGTCGTCGTCAACGAACTGGCCGGCACCACCCGCGACCCGGTCGACGAGCTCATCGAACTGGGCGGCGTGACCTGGAAGTTCGTCGACACCGCGGGTATCCGCAAGCGCGTCCACCTCCAGCAGGGCGCCGACTACTACGCCTCGCTGCGCACCGCGGCCGCGGTCGAGAAGGCCGAGGTGGCGGTCATCCTGATCGACGCCTCCGAGTCCATCTCGGTCCAGGACCAGCGCATCGTCACCATGGCCGTCGAGGCGGGCCGCGCGATGGTCATCGCCTACAACAAGTGGGACACCCTCGACGAGGAGCGCCGCTACTACCTGGAGCGCGAGATCGAGACCGAGTTCGGCCAGGTCGCCTGGGCGCCCCGGGTCAATGTCTCGGCGTCCACCGGACGGCACATGGAGAAGCTGGTCCCGGCGATCGAGACGGCCCTCGCGGGCTGGGAGACCCGGGTCCCGACCGGCCGGCTGAACGCCTTCCTCGGTGAGCTGGTCGCCGCCCACCCTCACCCGATCCGCGGCGGCAAGCAGCCCCGCATCCTGTTCGGCACCCAGGCCGGCACCAAGCCCCCGCGGTTCGTGCTCTTCGCCTCCGGCTTCATCGAGGCGGGCTACCGCCGCTTCATCGAACGCCGGCTGCGCGAGGAGTTCGGCTTCGAGGGCACGCCGATCCATATCTCGGTGCGGGTGCGCGAGAAGCGCGGCAGGAAGAAGTAG
- a CDS encoding LysM peptidoglycan-binding domain-containing protein, translating into MSECADNTHDNARKTSKASNGSRTRTTAVLAGAALLAPLGLLAATGNAAAADSGVWDRIAQCESGGNWHINTGNGYYGGLQFSASTWRGFGGTAYAPTADRASKAQQIAVATKVQRAQGWGAWPTCSARAGAYGSAPGAPTAGSESSAKAAPSTAKAAPSTPSQTPERSSGHTTRDSSRGDYTVREGDTLSGIAARHGTTWQRLHAANKSVIGGDPDVIVPGQRLEL; encoded by the coding sequence ATGTCCGAATGTGCCGATAACACTCACGACAACGCTCGGAAGACGTCGAAGGCTTCGAACGGAAGCCGGACTCGTACGACAGCGGTCCTCGCCGGGGCGGCGCTGCTCGCCCCGCTCGGACTGCTGGCCGCCACCGGCAACGCCGCAGCGGCGGACAGCGGAGTGTGGGACCGCATCGCCCAGTGCGAGAGCGGCGGCAACTGGCACATCAACACCGGCAACGGCTATTACGGCGGGCTCCAGTTCTCCGCCTCCACCTGGCGCGGATTCGGCGGTACGGCCTACGCGCCGACGGCGGACCGGGCGAGCAAGGCCCAGCAGATCGCCGTGGCCACCAAGGTCCAGCGCGCCCAGGGATGGGGCGCCTGGCCCACCTGTTCGGCCCGGGCCGGAGCCTACGGGAGCGCACCCGGTGCTCCCACGGCCGGCTCGGAGTCCTCCGCCAAGGCGGCTCCATCGACCGCGAAGGCGGCCCCGTCGACTCCGTCGCAGACGCCGGAGCGTTCGTCGGGACACACGACCCGCGATTCGTCCCGCGGTGACTACACCGTCCGCGAGGGCGACACGCTGAGCGGCATCGCCGCCCGGCACGGAACCACCTGGCAGCGGCTCCACGCCGCCAACAAGTCCGTCATCGGCGGCGATCCCGACGTCATCGTGCCCGGGCAGCGCCTCGAACTCTGA
- a CDS encoding transglycosylase family protein, whose protein sequence is MKYAPLTIALAASLLTAVTPGTSHATHAPQMAPPLPASGPPPKPASLACAQSHWPWGCVAKCESGGNWHINTGNGHYGGLQFSQRTWEGFGGLKYAPRADLASRQEQITIARKVVAVQGWGAWPHCSRRYGLKGRMKWEVPSAAEHRLNRGAMLLRPKSSNRWGVALPGARIHTPLR, encoded by the coding sequence ATGAAATACGCACCGCTCACGATCGCCCTGGCCGCCTCCCTGTTGACCGCAGTCACCCCAGGGACCTCGCACGCCACGCACGCGCCCCAGATGGCGCCTCCACTACCGGCCTCCGGCCCCCCTCCCAAACCCGCGTCACTGGCCTGCGCCCAGAGCCATTGGCCCTGGGGCTGTGTCGCCAAGTGCGAGAGCGGCGGCAATTGGCACATCAACACCGGCAACGGCCACTACGGCGGACTCCAGTTCTCGCAGCGGACCTGGGAGGGCTTCGGCGGGCTGAAGTACGCCCCGCGCGCGGATCTCGCCAGTCGCCAGGAGCAGATCACCATCGCCCGGAAGGTGGTGGCCGTGCAGGGCTGGGGGGCCTGGCCGCACTGCTCCCGGCGGTACGGGCTCAAGGGCCGTATGAAGTGGGAAGTACCCAGCGCCGCCGAGCACCGGTTGAACCGCGGCGCGATGCTGCTCAGGCCGAAGAGCTCGAACCGGTGGGGCGTCGCGCTGCCCGGCGCGCGAATTCACACGCCTCTCCGCTGA
- a CDS encoding ATP-binding cassette domain-containing protein, which translates to MTTAISLRHARVRYGPLEALHGVTVVAPGPGLTVLLGRNGSGRTTALRALAGTVRLSGGAVVWDGVDVTRVPAHERARRGLCLVPERRAVFGSLTVRENLELAGVPYDIALDAYPRLKTLLVRRAGTLSGGEQRMLALSRALLAHARVVLVDEPAQGMSPTVAARTYELLGGLDACVVVAEQRLPPVLRARAAVVHELRRGAVVFSGEACEFARRAARRPTGSSSSA; encoded by the coding sequence ATGACGACCGCCATCTCCCTGCGCCACGCGCGCGTGCGCTACGGCCCCCTGGAGGCCCTCCACGGCGTCACCGTCGTCGCTCCCGGCCCCGGCCTCACCGTCCTGCTGGGCCGGAACGGGTCCGGCCGTACGACGGCCCTGCGCGCCCTGGCGGGAACGGTGCGGCTGTCGGGCGGCGCGGTGGTGTGGGACGGCGTCGACGTGACCCGGGTGCCCGCGCACGAGCGGGCCCGCCGCGGACTGTGCCTGGTCCCCGAACGGCGGGCGGTGTTCGGCTCCCTCACCGTGCGCGAGAACCTCGAACTCGCGGGTGTGCCGTACGACATCGCCCTCGACGCCTATCCCCGGCTGAAGACCCTCCTCGTCCGCCGCGCCGGCACCCTGTCCGGCGGCGAGCAGCGCATGCTCGCGCTGTCCCGCGCTCTGCTGGCACACGCGCGTGTCGTGCTCGTCGACGAGCCCGCGCAGGGCATGTCGCCCACGGTCGCGGCCCGGACGTACGAGTTGCTGGGCGGACTCGACGCGTGTGTGGTCGTCGCCGAGCAACGACTGCCGCCCGTGCTGCGGGCGCGGGCGGCAGTCGTCCACGAACTGCGGCGCGGCGCGGTCGTGTTCAGCGGAGAGGCGTGTGAATTCGCGCGCCGGGCAGCGCGACGCCCCACCGGTTCGAGCTCTTCGGCCTGA